In one Novipirellula artificiosorum genomic region, the following are encoded:
- a CDS encoding flagellar FlbD family protein codes for MIKLTRLDGEPFVLNAELIRYVERRPDTFITLTSGERIVVRETLDEVVDLAVKYQQHKHFMPSPTVALRPEIGIANGQPSKSDPCLDNTANT; via the coding sequence ATGATCAAGTTGACACGACTTGATGGCGAGCCATTTGTGCTCAACGCCGAACTGATTCGGTACGTCGAACGGCGTCCCGACACATTCATTACATTGACCTCCGGGGAACGCATCGTCGTCCGCGAAACGCTTGATGAAGTTGTTGATTTGGCAGTCAAGTATCAACAGCACAAACACTTCATGCCGAGTCCGACCGTTGCACTGCGCCCCGAGATTGGCATCGCCAATGGGCAACCGAGCAAGTCTGACCCGTGCCTCGATAACACAGCAAACACTTAA
- a CDS encoding motility protein A, giving the protein MDIASLIGLLLAIGLIIGSIALGNAPFSAFIDIPSMLVVIGGAGAAALICFPLASILKSPVIAIKVFLNKGEDRLGLVKQIVELAETARRDGLLALESKVADIENPLVRTGIQMAVDGSTPEVVEEVLRTEVNAIAVRHREGKSIMDQLGRFAPAYGMIGTLMGLIMMLQDMSDPSGIGAGMAVALITTLYGAIAANVFFSPFAEKLGLLSRNEMVSMEIAIRGVMAIQQGESPRAIDQKLRTFLPPKQREAE; this is encoded by the coding sequence ATGGATATCGCCAGCCTGATTGGCCTGCTTCTCGCCATCGGACTGATTATCGGTTCGATTGCGCTCGGCAATGCGCCGTTTTCTGCCTTCATCGACATCCCTTCGATGTTGGTGGTCATCGGTGGTGCCGGTGCTGCGGCCTTGATTTGTTTTCCGCTCGCCAGCATCCTGAAGTCTCCCGTCATTGCGATCAAAGTCTTTCTGAACAAAGGCGAAGACCGCTTGGGCTTGGTCAAGCAGATCGTTGAGCTTGCGGAAACCGCGCGACGTGATGGCTTGTTGGCCCTCGAGTCCAAAGTGGCGGATATCGAAAATCCTCTCGTTCGCACCGGCATCCAAATGGCGGTCGACGGAAGCACTCCCGAAGTGGTCGAAGAAGTGCTCCGCACCGAGGTCAACGCAATCGCAGTCCGTCACCGCGAAGGCAAAAGCATTATGGACCAACTCGGCCGTTTCGCCCCGGCCTATGGAATGATCGGAACACTGATGGGGTTGATCATGATGCTTCAGGACATGAGCGACCCGTCGGGGATCGGTGCGGGGATGGCAGTCGCGTTGATCACCACGCTGTACGGTGCAATCGCCGCAAACGTCTTTTTCAGCCCGTTTGCAGAAAAGCTCGGGCTGCTGAGCCGCAACGAAATGGTCAGCATGGAAATTGCGATTCGCGGTGTGATGGCCATTCAGCAAGGCGAAAGCCCTCGAGCGATCGATCAAAAACTGCGAACGTTCTTGCCGCCTAAACAACGCGAAGCGGAGTAA
- a CDS encoding OmpA/MotB family protein, with product MDEEPEEMGIPEWVVTFGDMMSLLLTFFIMLVSLSEIKDEEKYQALVDSMKRSFGYARTIDALTPGDSRPRTQAFSVLSTTGRAKKKDTAKGGVPDKAPSGEDPLVRIVRPGQMTAVGSVVLFELGSDQLSAENREALKIVAAQLRGKPQKIEVRGHTSAEFAARTAGTDESIQLGFRRAIAVREVLVNTEALEPSRFRLSSAGESEPMHRAGGSVAIARNPRVEVFLLDETVEDLHGTAEERKAQTIDTSDLTAETE from the coding sequence ATGGACGAAGAACCTGAAGAAATGGGCATCCCCGAATGGGTCGTGACCTTTGGCGACATGATGAGTTTGCTGTTAACGTTCTTCATCATGCTGGTCTCGCTCAGCGAGATCAAAGATGAAGAAAAGTATCAAGCGCTTGTGGATTCCATGAAGCGGAGTTTCGGATACGCTCGAACCATCGATGCGCTCACCCCGGGGGATTCGCGACCACGAACGCAAGCGTTCAGCGTGTTGTCGACGACCGGTCGTGCCAAGAAGAAGGACACAGCCAAAGGGGGCGTCCCCGACAAAGCACCCTCGGGGGAAGATCCGTTGGTGCGAATTGTTCGGCCTGGCCAAATGACCGCGGTCGGTTCGGTGGTGCTGTTTGAATTGGGATCCGACCAATTGAGCGCCGAGAATCGTGAGGCCCTTAAGATTGTTGCGGCTCAGTTGCGTGGCAAACCGCAAAAAATCGAAGTCCGTGGCCACACTTCGGCCGAATTCGCCGCTCGCACGGCGGGAACGGACGAATCGATTCAGTTGGGATTCCGCCGTGCCATTGCAGTACGCGAAGTCTTAGTGAATACCGAAGCACTGGAACCGTCACGCTTCCGACTCTCTTCGGCCGGTGAAAGCGAACCGATGCACCGCGCCGGCGGCAGCGTCGCCATTGCCCGAAACCCTCGTGTGGAAGTCTTTCTGCTCGACGAAACGGTTGAGGATTTGCACGGCACCGCAGAGGAACGCAAGGCACAAACCATTGACACGTCCGACTTGACTGCGGAGACCGAATAA
- a CDS encoding dihydrolipoamide acetyltransferase, producing MADEKEKTESSIADAALAARPRVGRGLVIAFVATIVMIETAMFFLMVPSAEEVSALAEANLIQSVQDGEQEAEKQESDENEVKEIPLGQFGETFSPIDTEREYRIELSLYGLIRSKNAESVELEFEEKQGRLRHAIRMKIRTSALTELQENQLGLLERRILTTCNHLLDRDYLLGVGFHDYQLIQE from the coding sequence ATGGCAGATGAAAAAGAAAAAACCGAATCCAGCATCGCCGATGCTGCGTTGGCGGCCCGACCGAGAGTGGGCCGTGGCTTGGTGATCGCCTTCGTGGCAACGATCGTGATGATTGAAACCGCCATGTTCTTCTTGATGGTGCCCAGCGCAGAGGAAGTCAGCGCCTTGGCCGAAGCCAACTTGATCCAGTCGGTTCAAGACGGGGAACAGGAAGCTGAAAAACAGGAATCGGACGAAAACGAAGTCAAAGAAATCCCGTTGGGGCAGTTTGGTGAAACCTTCAGCCCCATCGACACGGAACGAGAATACCGAATCGAACTCAGCCTGTATGGGCTGATTCGCAGCAAGAACGCGGAATCGGTCGAACTAGAATTTGAAGAAAAACAAGGTCGACTCCGGCACGCCATTCGGATGAAAATTCGAACCAGTGCCCTAACGGAACTGCAAGAAAACCAATTGGGGTTGCTTGAAAGGCGAATTTTGACGACATGTAACCACTTGCTCGACAGAGATTACCTGCTCGGAGTTGGGTTCCACGACTACCAACTGATTCAAGAATAA
- the fliN gene encoding flagellar motor switch protein FliN: MPDQDQTNASAADEAATQDAKLETPQSKDQEEHLGMDDIEKLLAEASGSLDKAAGKGTSSSSEPEPFNLGNLEPEENDGQRQSIDLLGEVELDLRIELGRTQMKLEEVLQLRGGSVVALDKLAGDPVDIFVNGKLIARGEVLVMNDNFCVRVTELVNG; the protein is encoded by the coding sequence GTGCCCGACCAAGATCAAACCAACGCGTCTGCTGCCGACGAAGCTGCGACGCAGGATGCCAAACTCGAGACGCCGCAATCCAAGGACCAAGAAGAACACCTTGGGATGGACGATATCGAGAAACTACTTGCCGAAGCCTCGGGGTCGCTTGACAAAGCGGCCGGCAAAGGTACCTCGTCCTCGAGCGAACCTGAACCTTTCAATCTGGGCAACTTGGAACCGGAAGAAAACGACGGCCAGCGACAATCGATCGATTTGCTCGGCGAAGTCGAACTGGATCTCCGGATCGAACTCGGTCGCACACAGATGAAGCTGGAAGAAGTACTTCAACTTCGTGGTGGATCGGTCGTCGCGCTCGACAAACTCGCCGGTGATCCTGTCGATATCTTTGTCAACGGAAAACTGATCGCTCGTGGTGAGGTGCTGGTCATGAACGACAACTTCTGCGTTCGCGTGACGGAGTTGGTCAATGGGTAA
- a CDS encoding FliO/MopB family protein — MGKRAIGAVLIALGIGLLPVATTAMGQNSRSLTDASSIYGAPQSTSEAQVVSVTRGFPTLSNRAIATSEDTKPTDAAESGLATPTVTVCSSLAVVLGLFAAFVWLTRRFGVGGASQGALSKDVFETLGSTAIDSRTKVTLLRCGNRILITAQTAGGIQPLSEITDPTEVQKLTAACNGHSKNSFAATLSELEQAPVAPGFVHSDTATVTSSDTPRSRGRLFANA; from the coding sequence ATGGGTAAGCGAGCCATCGGCGCTGTTCTCATCGCTCTTGGAATCGGGCTGCTGCCGGTTGCGACCACAGCCATGGGACAAAACAGCAGATCGTTGACCGATGCCTCCTCCATTTACGGGGCGCCGCAATCGACGAGCGAAGCCCAAGTCGTCTCAGTCACTCGAGGCTTTCCAACGCTATCCAACCGAGCGATCGCGACCAGCGAAGACACGAAACCCACCGATGCCGCGGAAAGCGGCTTGGCAACACCTACGGTTACCGTTTGTTCTTCCTTGGCGGTCGTGCTTGGCTTGTTTGCAGCGTTTGTCTGGTTGACACGGCGATTTGGAGTTGGCGGCGCGTCGCAAGGGGCTTTGTCGAAAGATGTTTTTGAAACCCTGGGCAGCACGGCGATCGATTCGCGAACCAAAGTCACACTGCTGCGATGTGGCAATCGGATCCTGATCACGGCTCAAACCGCCGGCGGAATTCAGCCGCTCTCGGAAATCACGGACCCCACGGAAGTCCAAAAACTGACTGCCGCGTGCAACGGGCATTCCAAGAACTCGTTCGCCGCGACGCTCAGTGAACTCGAGCAAGCTCCTGTCGCACCGGGGTTCGTCCACAGCGACACGGCGACCGTCACTTCCAGCGACACGCCGCGCAGTCGAGGTCGGCTGTTCGCCAATGCCTAA
- a CDS encoding SPFH domain-containing protein, with amino-acid sequence MSGDFNDRESQDREKLRRMMRASGISAAVVIGFAAICGSVLWLFLYCRIEVPSGHIAVLTKKTGQELTNGMEIVSVAEFGNYKGIQEKVLTEGRYFYNPWSWSWDIVPQVEVPENRLGVRVRLYGDDLGYGNLIAENATQKGIAAEVLRPGRHAINAIVYEAGTKPKPNRDNFIELVELHEPVIVPAGFKGVVTLLSSPPAADPNQLIVETGKRGVQKQTHDPGVYYINPYVERISLVDCRSQRFNLGTGGEMGFPSRDGFWVKLDGRIEFRVDPERAAEVFVTYNDSVNDTGSDARVEEEIIQKIILPNARSFCRLRGSDHSGRDFILGEKRLKFQEDFQQTLEATCKTQGIEIVQALITRISPPQQIALPVRERQIALQMAERYEKEILQQDSEKQLRIEQELVKQKQALVEVDQEVITVTTEAKRQQEVAVIGANQRKKVAEVELMAAEDQAEAITAKGTADAEVIRFENQAVAAGWQKSVEAYGGSGDEFARWVMLKKLAPSFRAMMVNTSDSPLMNIFNEFSGISPMLSPTADKSDETETPATETPAAEMSVILPTDPNTTESGEKE; translated from the coding sequence ATGTCAGGCGATTTCAACGATCGCGAGTCACAGGATCGCGAAAAACTGCGCCGAATGATGCGTGCGAGCGGTATCAGCGCCGCGGTGGTCATTGGTTTTGCTGCAATCTGCGGCTCGGTTCTTTGGTTATTTCTGTACTGCCGAATCGAAGTTCCAAGCGGCCACATCGCCGTTTTGACAAAAAAAACCGGGCAGGAATTGACCAACGGGATGGAAATCGTTTCGGTTGCCGAATTTGGCAACTACAAGGGGATCCAAGAAAAAGTACTGACCGAAGGACGCTACTTCTACAACCCCTGGAGCTGGTCGTGGGACATCGTGCCTCAGGTCGAGGTCCCCGAAAACCGACTCGGCGTTCGGGTTCGCTTGTATGGCGATGATCTCGGATATGGAAATCTGATTGCCGAGAACGCCACGCAGAAAGGCATCGCAGCCGAAGTCCTACGTCCTGGCCGGCATGCGATCAATGCGATCGTGTATGAAGCGGGCACCAAACCCAAACCCAATCGCGACAACTTCATTGAGTTGGTCGAACTGCACGAACCGGTCATCGTTCCCGCAGGTTTTAAGGGAGTCGTGACGCTACTGAGCAGTCCCCCCGCGGCTGACCCCAATCAACTGATTGTTGAAACCGGCAAGCGTGGCGTGCAAAAGCAAACACACGATCCGGGCGTCTATTACATCAACCCCTATGTCGAACGGATCTCGCTGGTCGATTGTCGCAGCCAACGATTCAATCTCGGCACCGGCGGCGAAATGGGCTTCCCCAGCCGCGACGGTTTTTGGGTCAAGCTCGACGGACGAATCGAGTTCCGAGTCGATCCCGAACGGGCCGCGGAAGTCTTCGTCACTTACAACGATTCCGTGAACGACACCGGTAGCGATGCTCGAGTCGAAGAGGAGATCATTCAGAAAATCATCCTACCCAATGCCCGTTCGTTCTGCCGGTTGCGAGGGAGTGATCACTCGGGACGCGACTTTATCTTGGGTGAGAAACGATTGAAGTTTCAGGAGGATTTCCAACAGACTCTCGAGGCCACCTGCAAGACACAAGGCATTGAAATCGTGCAAGCATTGATCACGCGGATCTCACCTCCTCAACAGATTGCCCTACCCGTGCGAGAGCGACAAATTGCGTTGCAAATGGCGGAACGGTATGAAAAAGAGATTCTGCAACAAGATAGTGAAAAGCAACTCCGAATCGAACAAGAATTGGTCAAACAGAAGCAAGCTCTTGTCGAAGTCGACCAAGAGGTGATTACGGTCACGACCGAAGCGAAGCGACAACAAGAAGTCGCGGTGATCGGGGCAAATCAACGCAAGAAGGTTGCGGAGGTAGAACTCATGGCAGCCGAAGATCAGGCCGAAGCGATCACGGCCAAAGGGACGGCCGATGCCGAAGTGATTCGGTTTGAAAACCAAGCGGTCGCAGCGGGGTGGCAAAAATCAGTAGAAGCCTACGGCGGCAGTGGCGACGAATTCGCTCGCTGGGTGATGCTGAAGAAACTCGCCCCCAGCTTCCGGGCAATGATGGTCAACACATCGGATAGCCCGTTGATGAACATTTTCAATGAGTTCAGCGGGATCAGTCCCATGTTGTCGCCGACGGCCGACAAATCTGACGAAACAGAAACGCCCGCTACCGAAACACCCGCTGCCGAGATGTCCGTCATCCTCCCCACGGATCCCAACACGACTGAATCCGGAGAAAAAGAATGA
- a CDS encoding SPFH domain-containing protein, with product MSLRRNKSAIGLAFSSLWVLVALFFCFQWFLCRIYVPDGHSLLLRYKGPMIGSAKEPEPGRLARDNEVGVQDQMRGPGRHFFNPIYWERTIVPDNVIMPGEIGVVTSKMGMPLPPGEFLVDGDLQGDSRVQHQGILRKVFGPGRYRANPYAYEFNIVKRETTKSSGQEKTSGWVEIPTGYVGVVTMQASNPMLGLSAGIQDKVMQPGLYPINPREQQIDIINVGFRETSIQVEQQMEPDGKVKYDAQGEPLAVAETGINFPSNDGFDIQLDFSAIWGVMPRDAAQIVRTFGNIDAVEEKVIEPQSESICRNNGSKMGAVELLVGETREEFQTSVSTEFRDTLADKNVTLQYGLVRHIYIPQEVREPIQRGYVSEELKLTRDQETKTARIEANLREAEQMVELEAERVRVDTDRLKANVLAEGEKEASEIAATTEQLVAKIDRETANLDAKRTVLLGRAEAGAKQMSEEATAEKFTLAVEAFGSPTAFNKWEFAEQLPETMDLKLFYAGEGTLWTDLKNVTPTISLDSK from the coding sequence ATGAGCTTACGACGAAACAAATCAGCGATTGGGCTAGCCTTTTCCTCCCTTTGGGTGCTAGTTGCCCTGTTTTTCTGTTTCCAATGGTTCTTGTGCCGCATCTATGTCCCAGACGGGCACAGCTTGTTGCTGCGGTACAAAGGTCCGATGATTGGATCCGCAAAAGAACCCGAACCGGGCCGACTTGCGCGTGACAATGAAGTCGGCGTCCAAGATCAAATGCGCGGCCCCGGTCGCCATTTCTTCAACCCGATCTATTGGGAACGAACCATCGTGCCTGACAATGTCATCATGCCTGGTGAAATCGGCGTCGTGACAAGCAAGATGGGAATGCCCTTGCCGCCCGGCGAGTTCTTGGTCGATGGTGACTTGCAAGGGGATTCACGCGTTCAACATCAGGGCATCCTACGGAAAGTCTTTGGGCCTGGTCGTTATCGAGCCAACCCCTATGCCTACGAATTCAATATCGTCAAACGAGAAACAACAAAATCCAGTGGTCAAGAAAAGACAAGCGGCTGGGTCGAGATTCCAACAGGTTACGTCGGTGTCGTGACCATGCAGGCGTCGAATCCAATGTTAGGCCTCTCAGCGGGGATTCAGGACAAGGTCATGCAGCCAGGTTTGTATCCGATCAATCCACGCGAACAGCAAATTGACATCATCAACGTGGGCTTTCGTGAAACGAGCATCCAAGTCGAGCAACAAATGGAACCCGACGGCAAAGTCAAATACGATGCTCAAGGTGAACCGTTAGCGGTAGCCGAAACGGGGATCAATTTCCCCAGCAATGACGGGTTCGATATCCAACTCGACTTCTCTGCGATTTGGGGGGTGATGCCGCGCGACGCGGCCCAAATCGTCCGTACCTTTGGCAACATTGATGCGGTAGAAGAAAAAGTCATCGAACCGCAAAGCGAGAGCATCTGCCGAAACAACGGATCGAAGATGGGTGCCGTCGAATTACTTGTCGGGGAAACCCGCGAGGAATTTCAAACCTCGGTGAGCACCGAATTCCGAGATACCTTGGCGGACAAAAACGTAACGCTCCAATATGGTTTGGTTCGTCATATCTACATCCCACAGGAAGTCCGAGAACCGATTCAACGGGGTTACGTCTCCGAAGAATTGAAACTGACACGGGATCAAGAGACCAAGACCGCACGCATCGAAGCAAACCTGCGAGAAGCAGAGCAGATGGTGGAACTGGAAGCCGAGCGAGTCAGGGTCGATACCGACCGACTGAAAGCGAACGTCTTGGCCGAAGGTGAGAAGGAAGCGAGTGAGATCGCCGCAACCACGGAGCAGTTGGTCGCGAAGATCGACCGAGAAACCGCCAACCTCGATGCCAAGCGAACCGTCTTGCTCGGTCGTGCCGAAGCGGGAGCGAAGCAAATGAGCGAAGAAGCAACTGCCGAGAAGTTCACACTTGCGGTCGAAGCCTTCGGATCCCCGACCGCGTTCAATAAGTGGGAATTTGCCGAGCAACTTCCGGAAACGATGGACCTCAAGCTCTTCTACGCCGGCGAAGGCACGCTGTGGACCGACTTAAAAAACGTCACACCGACAATTTCGCTCGATTCGAAGTAG
- a CDS encoding TolC family protein produces MVLACAVIGSTIAGCRGHRNLSETVCNDTACIDAIMKQVDAGAPAISIPDVSSPPLTVRTIEDFAAVDYQNLSLNEAIQTALEHSEVMRDLGATVLRAPQTLITQQTKPLAEFDPQTSIESALSAFDAQLYAMGKWQNNDRKFNNRFFGGGANAFKQDTHDYIAQLSKRTATGAELAVRNVIDYDANNATGNITDSAWQSQIHAEMRQPLMQGGGIQFNRIAGPASQPGIYSGVLVAKVNNDITSSRFRQGTRDFLSNVVNAYWDLYFAYRDLDAKREALERSRQTWQSYEAQKSSNRKSGAAEALAREQYFRFQSELQDAIAGKLIQRTQVNNSTSGGTFAGLGGVLAAERRLRLLIGLPVTSSQLLRPMDEPLSAPMVFDWDSISVEALRLRGELQQQRLLVKRREMEVLAARNFLMPSLDLVTIYRVRGLDKDLAGDRSAYSELGSFDFQEYEAGLEFKLPIGLRQGYLAVRHAKTQLVRDRAVLEEQERQVLHDLAAVVGESDRAFLQMQTNMNRYLAASEALEVLETNREAGMPVNLEQLLDAQRRVSESQSRYFLSLTEYTLAAKNVQFEKGTLLQAANLFLVDEEFAIADFAEPTPMLP; encoded by the coding sequence ATGGTGCTCGCGTGCGCGGTCATTGGTAGCACGATTGCCGGATGCCGCGGTCATCGAAATCTGTCAGAGACGGTTTGTAACGATACCGCCTGTATCGACGCGATCATGAAACAAGTGGATGCGGGAGCGCCGGCGATCTCGATCCCCGACGTGTCCAGCCCACCGTTGACCGTTCGTACCATCGAAGACTTTGCCGCGGTTGACTATCAAAACCTGTCGCTCAATGAAGCGATTCAAACGGCGCTGGAACACTCCGAAGTCATGCGTGACCTTGGTGCCACCGTGCTTCGTGCTCCGCAAACCTTAATCACACAACAAACAAAACCGCTTGCCGAGTTTGACCCGCAAACGAGTATCGAATCGGCGTTGTCTGCGTTTGATGCTCAACTCTATGCGATGGGCAAGTGGCAAAACAACGATCGCAAGTTCAACAACCGGTTCTTTGGGGGCGGAGCGAACGCCTTCAAACAGGACACGCATGACTACATCGCTCAGTTGTCCAAGCGAACCGCGACCGGGGCGGAACTTGCGGTTCGAAACGTCATCGATTACGACGCCAACAACGCCACCGGGAATATCACCGACAGCGCGTGGCAAAGCCAGATTCACGCGGAGATGCGGCAACCGTTGATGCAAGGAGGCGGGATCCAATTCAATCGTATCGCAGGTCCCGCATCACAACCAGGAATCTATTCGGGTGTGTTGGTGGCGAAGGTCAACAACGACATCACCTCGTCGAGATTTCGGCAGGGCACCCGCGATTTTCTCAGCAATGTGGTCAACGCGTATTGGGATTTGTATTTTGCTTATCGCGATTTGGATGCAAAGCGTGAAGCTCTCGAACGCAGTCGCCAGACATGGCAGAGCTACGAGGCGCAGAAATCGAGCAATCGAAAATCGGGTGCAGCCGAAGCCCTCGCCCGTGAGCAGTACTTCCGCTTCCAAAGCGAACTGCAAGACGCGATCGCGGGTAAGCTGATTCAGCGGACGCAGGTCAATAACTCAACCTCCGGTGGTACCTTCGCCGGACTCGGCGGGGTCTTGGCTGCCGAGCGGCGATTGCGGTTGTTGATTGGATTGCCGGTCACGAGTTCGCAACTGCTTCGCCCGATGGACGAACCGTTATCGGCACCGATGGTCTTCGATTGGGATTCGATTTCGGTCGAAGCGCTGCGCTTGCGAGGCGAGCTGCAGCAGCAGCGTTTGCTTGTCAAACGACGAGAAATGGAGGTGCTGGCGGCGAGGAACTTCTTGATGCCTTCGCTCGACCTGGTGACAATCTATCGAGTTCGCGGGTTGGATAAAGACTTGGCCGGTGATCGCTCGGCGTATTCCGAACTTGGCTCGTTTGATTTCCAAGAGTACGAGGCTGGATTGGAGTTCAAGTTGCCCATCGGGCTTCGCCAGGGTTACTTGGCGGTGCGACATGCGAAAACGCAATTGGTTCGCGACCGGGCGGTGTTGGAAGAACAGGAACGGCAAGTGCTGCATGATTTGGCCGCGGTCGTGGGCGAGAGTGACCGAGCTTTCCTGCAGATGCAAACGAACATGAACCGCTATTTAGCCGCCAGCGAGGCGCTTGAGGTGCTCGAGACGAATCGCGAAGCGGGCATGCCGGTGAATCTGGAGCAACTGCTTGACGCCCAACGCCGAGTCAGCGAATCGCAGAGCCGTTACTTCCTTTCCCTTACCGAATACACGTTGGCAGCCAAGAACGTCCAATTCGAAAAAGGGACGCTCTTACAGGCCGCCAATCTGTTTCTGGTCGACGAGGAATTCGCCATCGCGGACTTTGCCGAGCCGACGCCAATGCTGCCGTAG
- a CDS encoding efflux RND transporter periplasmic adaptor subunit: MTLSSHSAEKVWKDATDLIDSLDQLSHAAGEQSTFFEVMAGRLRQTTLARCVIVSIQRSGKSTELARDGIDVMTPSVARDVAESISAAATSPSATSSRDVSSSHWDRSKRLVASVPIIENPADQAIRLQIDIRWSDPVSTAIQPPITEMAVATADIATLVYLKDEFTRLRDQMRRQAKNDQLAIELNRGAHLADAFTNICRVVALYTDVDRVSLLRKGSNEKAFRLIATNVAATIDPNTRLARVMQSLADAAASQEEGIHFTVGAADEGATTSLAVLDTFLLESGSRQVAAENLTVAADREANLPHATNSVVMVMERFVNPQRPSMRERLAELKPLLTGSLANAIERDEAGIGWLLSKTVPTSTRKRTLAAAAVFFVGLALMALIQVDFWVPAEGRMVAAASQSIYAPADGVVIELPVNNGDSVIAGETIAVIRSRDLESKRQQIDGEIATVESSLASIQRSRSTTKVDAAHSANEQILKAQLDGLGKQLLLVQSQQAELVVKSPIAGHIDHWNMRERLTARPVQRGQFLADVISPSQGWALQIDIDDSASGYVLEQQKTEPCKIRFSLRSQGNASHESVIQQIDEVTHQDARGHWVVKAKTAVLVREQTDSGEWSDREGWRTGATTHVEILAGRRSVGFVWFRGLIEWFRGRG; this comes from the coding sequence ATGACCCTCTCCTCCCACTCAGCAGAAAAAGTCTGGAAAGACGCGACGGATTTGATCGACTCGCTCGATCAGCTGTCACACGCTGCGGGGGAGCAGTCAACCTTTTTCGAGGTGATGGCAGGACGCCTTCGCCAAACCACACTCGCTCGATGCGTGATCGTCTCGATACAGCGGTCTGGCAAATCGACCGAACTCGCCCGAGATGGCATCGATGTCATGACCCCCTCGGTCGCTCGTGACGTGGCCGAATCGATCTCTGCGGCGGCGACGTCCCCCTCAGCCACCTCCAGTCGCGACGTTTCGTCATCGCATTGGGATCGTTCCAAAAGGCTCGTCGCAAGCGTACCCATCATCGAAAATCCTGCCGACCAAGCGATCCGATTGCAAATCGACATCCGCTGGAGTGATCCCGTTTCGACTGCGATTCAGCCCCCCATCACCGAGATGGCGGTGGCCACCGCCGACATTGCAACGCTCGTCTATTTGAAAGACGAGTTCACGCGGCTCCGTGATCAAATGCGTCGGCAAGCTAAAAACGACCAACTTGCGATTGAGCTAAACCGCGGCGCCCATTTGGCAGATGCATTCACCAACATCTGCCGGGTGGTCGCTCTGTATACCGATGTCGATCGCGTCAGCCTGCTGCGAAAAGGCTCAAACGAGAAAGCGTTTCGCCTGATTGCGACCAACGTTGCTGCGACGATTGACCCCAACACGCGTCTGGCACGCGTGATGCAGTCGTTGGCGGATGCCGCCGCATCACAAGAAGAGGGAATCCATTTCACCGTCGGGGCAGCCGACGAAGGTGCCACAACTTCGCTCGCAGTGCTCGATACGTTCTTGCTCGAATCAGGATCTCGACAAGTCGCTGCAGAGAACTTAACGGTCGCTGCGGACCGGGAAGCAAATCTTCCGCATGCAACCAACTCGGTCGTGATGGTGATGGAGCGTTTTGTGAATCCTCAGCGACCGTCCATGCGAGAACGTCTCGCTGAACTAAAGCCGCTCCTTACCGGATCACTGGCAAACGCGATCGAACGGGACGAAGCCGGCATCGGATGGTTGCTGAGCAAAACCGTGCCAACCTCGACTCGAAAACGGACCCTTGCTGCAGCAGCGGTATTCTTTGTCGGGTTGGCATTGATGGCACTCATCCAAGTCGATTTCTGGGTTCCTGCCGAAGGACGCATGGTGGCTGCTGCGTCTCAATCGATCTATGCGCCCGCGGACGGAGTGGTCATTGAACTGCCCGTCAACAACGGCGATTCTGTCATCGCTGGTGAAACGATCGCGGTGATCCGTAGCCGTGACTTGGAATCGAAGCGGCAACAAATCGACGGTGAGATTGCTACGGTCGAATCGAGTTTGGCATCGATCCAGCGGTCTCGCTCGACCACCAAGGTGGACGCCGCCCATTCTGCGAACGAGCAAATCTTGAAGGCTCAACTTGATGGGCTTGGAAAGCAGCTTTTGTTGGTTCAATCGCAACAGGCCGAGTTGGTCGTCAAGAGTCCCATCGCCGGTCACATCGATCACTGGAACATGCGAGAACGTTTAACGGCACGGCCCGTTCAACGTGGACAATTCTTAGCGGATGTGATCTCCCCGTCGCAAGGTTGGGCCTTGCAGATCGATATCGATGATTCGGCGAGTGGTTACGTCCTTGAACAGCAGAAAACCGAGCCCTGCAAAATTCGATTTTCGTTGCGTTCACAGGGTAATGCGTCACATGAGTCGGTGATTCAGCAAATCGATGAGGTGACTCACCAAGACGCGCGTGGTCATTGGGTCGTCAAGGCCAAAACGGCGGTACTTGTCCGAGAACAGACAGACTCCGGCGAGTGGTCGGATAGAGAGGGATGGCGAACGGGTGCGACGACGCACGTGGAAATTCTGGCCGGTCGACGTTCGGTCGGCTTTGTCTGGTTCCGAGGATTGATCGAGTGGTTTCGAGGCAGAGGATAA